A single Callithrix jacchus isolate 240 chromosome 4, calJac240_pri, whole genome shotgun sequence DNA region contains:
- the SLC35D3 gene encoding solute carrier family 35 member D3: protein MRQLCRGRVLGISVAIAHGVFSGSLNILLKFLISRYQFSFLTLVQCLTSSTAALSLELLRRLGLIAVPPFGLSLARSFAGVAVLSTLQSSLTLWSLRGLSLPMYVVFKRCLPLVTMLIGVLVLKNGAPSPGVLAAVLITTCGAALAGAGDLTGDPIGYVTGVLAVLVHAAYLVLIQKASADTEHGPLTAQYVIAVSATPLLVICSFASTDSIHAWTFPGWKDPAMVCIFVACILIGCAMNFTTLHCTYINSAVTTSFVGVVKSIATITVGMVAFSDVEPTSLFIAGVVVNTLGSIIYCVAKFMETRKQSNYEDLEAQPRGEEAQLPFVMEELPGEGGNGRSEGGEAAGGPSEREARRGPRGVLLVAGSSEEGSRRSLKDAYLEVWRLVRGTRYMKKDYLIENEELPSP, encoded by the exons ATGCGGCAGCTGTGCCGGGGCCGCGTGCTGGGCATCTCGGTGGCCATCGCGCACGGGGTCTTCTCGGGCTCTCTCAACATCCTGCTCAAGTTCCTCATCAGCCGATACCAGTTCTCCTTCCTGACCCTGGTGCAGTGCCTGACCAGCTCCACCGCGGCGCTGAGCCTGGAGCTGCTGCGGCGCCTAGGGCTCATCGCCGTGCCCCCCTTCGGCCTGAGCCTGGCGCGCTCCTTCGCGGGGGTCGCGGTGCTCTCCACGCTGCAGTCCAGCCTCACGCTCTGGTCCCTGCGCGGCCTCAGCTTGCCCATGTACGTGGTCTTCAAGCGCTGCCTGCCCCTGGTCACCATGCTCATCGGCGTCCTCGTTCTCAAGAACGGCGCGCCCTCGCCTGGGGTGCTGGCTGCCGTGCTCATCACCACCTGCGGCGCCGCCCTGGCAG GAGCCGGCGACCTGACAGGTGACCCCATAGGGTACGTCACGGGCGTGCTGGCGGTGCTGGTCCACGCCGCCTACCTGGTGCTCATCCAGAAGGCCAGCGCCGACACCGAGCACGGGCCGCTCACCGCGCAGTATGTCATCGCTGTCTCTGCAACCCCGCTGCTGGTCATCTGCTCCTTTGCCAGCACCGACTCCATCCATGCCTGGACCTTTCCGGGCTGGAAGGACCCGGCCATGGTCTGCATCTTCGTGGCCTGTATCCTGATCGGCTGCGCCATGAACTTTACCACGCTGCACTGCACCTACATCAACTCAGCCGTGACCACCAGCTTCGTGGGCGTGGTGAAGAGTATCGCCACCATCacagtgggcatggtggccttCAGCGACGTGGAGCCCACCTCTCTGTTTATTGCTGGCGTCGTGGTGAACACCCTGGGCTCCATCATTTACTGTGTGGCCAAGTTCATGGAGACCAGAAAGCAAAGCAACTATGAGGACCTGGAGGCCCAGCCCCGGGGAGAGGAGGCGCAGCTGCCGTTCGTGATGGAGGAGCTGCCTGGGGAGGGAGGAAATGGCCGGTCAGAAGGTGGGGAGGCAGCAGGTGGCCCAAGTGAGCGAGAGGCCAGGCGCGGCCCGCGAGGAGTCCTGCTGGTGGCTGGGAGCTCTGAAGAAGGGAGCAGGAGGTCATTAAAAGATGCTTACCTCGAGGTGTGGAGGTTGGTTAGGGGAACCAGGTATATGAAGAAGGATTATTTGATAGAAAACGAGGAGTTACCCAGTCCTTGA